In the Bombus pyrosoma isolate SC7728 linkage group LG15, ASM1482585v1, whole genome shotgun sequence genome, one interval contains:
- the LOC122576123 gene encoding DNA replication licensing factor Mcm6 isoform X1 has translation MDVGDTQNIRSRVPDEVGIKCQKLFQDFLEDFKEHGTVKYLEPAKELVSPEHSTLEVTFDDVDEYNQVLSTTIVEEYFRVYPYLCQAVCNYVKDVADLRKEKECYVSFVEVPIRQKLRELNASKLGTLIRISGQVIRTHPVHPELVLGTFLCMDCNAVIKNVEQQFKFCNPTICHNPVCNNRRRFLLDVDNSVFVDFQKIRVQETQAELPRGCIPRSLEVILRAEAVETIQPGDRYDFTGTMIVVPDVSVLSLSGAKADLKAARRKPTEQGEGITGLKALGTRELTYKTAFLACSVTPTSFRFGGTETNMEEISQEMMKKRMSEAEWNRIYEMSRDKNLYENLVQSLFSAIHGNDEVKKGITLMLFGGVPKTTLEGTSLRGDINCCLVGDPSTAKSQFLKSVADITPRSIYTSGKASSAAGLTAAVVRDEESPDFVIEAGALMLADQGICCIDEFDKMDIRDQVAIHEAMEQQTISLAKAGVRATLNARTSILAAANPVGGRYDRKKSLQQNVQLTAPIMSRFDLFFIIVDECNEIVDNAIAKRIIDLHCDNWQGFDTVYSQSEIARYINFAKHFKPMLNQEAAESLVDSYTTLRQKTGSGSGKWRVTVRKLESLIRLSEAMAKLECSDEVTIKHVSEAKRLLSKSIVTVEQPDIDLEKAEDDGMDVDMNDAPPIMEALNALDHDMEAETPTQHKKKLTMSFEEYKNLSNMLVLYMRNEETRAESETVATGDTKGGLKKSELVAWYLDQIQDQIDSEEELLERKNFIEKIIDRLTYHDQIIIPLTTRDEKDEENDPLLVVHPNYIIEV, from the exons atGGATGTGGGAGATACGCAAAATATTCGCTCACGTGTACCTGATGAAGTTGGGATCAAATGTCAAAAGCTGTTCCAGGACTTTTTAGAAGA ctTTAAGGAACATGGAACTGTAAAATACCTTGAACCAGCCAAAGAACTTGTTAGTCCAGAACATAGTACATTAGAAGTGACTTTTGACGATGTAGATGAATACAATCAAGTATTGTCAACAACCATtgttgaagaatattttag AGTTTATCCATACTTGTGCCAAGCAGTCTGTAATTATGTTAAGGATGTTGCAGATTtgaggaaggaaaaggaatgTTATGTGAGTTTTGTGGAAGTTCCGATACGACAAAAATTAAGAGAACTAAATGCCTCGAAACTCGGTACATTAATACGTATATCTGGTCAAGTAATAAGAACACATCCTGTCCATCCAGAGTTGGTGCTAGGAACATTTCTTTGTATGGACTGTAAcgctgtaataaaaaatgtagaacaacaatttaag TTCTGCAATCCAACAATTTGTCATAATCCAGTGTGTAATAATAGGAGGCGTTTCCTGCTAGATGTAGATAATTCCGTATTTGTTGATTTCCAAAAAATCAGAGTACAAGAGACACAAGCAGAACTTCCTAGAGGCTGCATTCCACGTTCGCTTGAAGTTATTTTACGAGCAGAAGCTGTAGAAACTATTCAACCTGGTGACag GTATGACTTTACAGGAACTATGATAGTAGTACCGGATGTATCGGTTCTTTCACTTAGTGGCGCAAAAGCTGATCTTAAAGCAGCACGTCGGAAACCTACTGAACAAGGAGAAGGAATAACCGGATTGAAAGCTCTAGGAACACGTGAATTAACGTATAAAACAGCATTTCTAGCTTGCAGTGTTACTCCAACAAGTTTTAGG tttGGTGGTACCGAAACAAATATGGAGGAAATTTCTCAAGAAATGATGAAAAAGCGAATGTCAGAAGCAGAATGGAATCGTATATATGAAATGAGTCGTGATAAAAATCTATATGAAAATCTTGTACAAAGTTTATTTTCCGCTATACACGGTAACGATGAAGTTAAAAAGGGAATCACTTTAATGTTGTTTGGCGGTGTGCCGAAAACAACGTTAGAGGGTACCTCGTTACGAGGGGATATAAACTGTTGTCTTGTCGGTGATCCTAGTACAGCGAAATCTCAGTTTCTAAAAAGTGTTGCTGACATCACACCAAGATCAATTTACACTTCAGGAAAGGCGTCTTCCGCAGCTGGATTAACTGCTGCTGTAGTAAGAGATGAAGAGTCGCCTGATTTTGTTATTGAAGCTGGTGCTTTGATGCTTGCTGATCAAGGTATTTGTTGTATCgatgaatttgataaaatggACATTAGGGATCAAGTGGCTATACACGAAGCCATGGAGCAACAAACTATTTCATTAGCTAAG gcTGGCGTAAGAGCAACTTTGAATGCCCGAACATCAATATTAGCGGCAGCAAATCCCGTTGGTGGACGGTATGATAGGAAAAAGTCATTACAACAAAATGTTCAATTAACGGCTCCAATTATGTCCAGATTTGacttattctttattatagTTGATGAATGCAATGAAATTGTTGATAATGCAATCGCTAAAAGAATTATTGATCTACATTGCGATAATTGGCAAGGTTTTGATACAGTATATTCGCAATCAGAGATCGCtagatatattaattttgccAAACATTTTAAACCTATGTTAAATCAG gaAGCGGCAGAATCTTTAGTTGATAGTTATACTACGCTTAGACAAAAAACTGGTAGTGGCTCCGGCAAATGGAGAGTTACcgttagaaaattagaaagccTTATTAGATTATCAGAAGCCATGGCTAAATTAGAATGCTCAGATGAAGTTACTATAAAACATGTTTCAGAAGCAAAACGTTTATTAAGTAAAAGTATCGTTACTGTAGAACAGCCGGATATAGATTTAGAAAAAGCCGAAGATGATGGAATGGATGTCGATATGAATGATGCTCCACCTATCATGGAGGCTCTCAACGCATTAGATCACGATATGGAAGCAGAAACTCCTACAC aacacAAGAAGAAACTAACAATGTCCTTTGaagagtataaaaatttatctaatatGTTAGTGTTGTACATGAGAAATGAAGAAACTCGTGCTGAAAGTGAAACTGTTGCTACAG GGGACACTAAAGGTGGATTAAAGAAATCCGAACTGGTGGCATGGTATCTTGATCAAATACAGGATCAAATAGATTCAGAAGAAGAGTtgttggaaagaaaaaattttattgaaaagatTATTGATAGGTTAACATATCAT GATCAAATTATAATACCTTTGACTACAAGGGatgaaaaagacgaagaaaatgatcCTTTACTTGTTGTACATcctaattatattattgaagtttaa
- the LOC122576123 gene encoding DNA replication licensing factor Mcm6 isoform X2: MDVGDTQNIRSRVPDEVGIKCQKLFQDFLEDFKEHGTVKYLEPAKELVSPEHSTLEVTFDDVDEYNQVLSTTIVEEYFRVYPYLCQAVCNYVKDVADLRKEKECYVSFVEVPIRQKLRELNASKLGTLIRISGQVIRTHPVHPELVLGTFLCMDCNAVIKNVEQQFKFCNPTICHNPVCNNRRRFLLDVDNSVFVDFQKIRVQETQAELPRGCIPRSLEVILRAEAVETIQPGDRYDFTGTMIVVPDVSVLSLSGAKADLKAARRKPTEQGEGITGLKALGTRELTYKTAFLACSVTPTSFRFGGTETNMEEISQEMMKKRMSEAEWNRIYEMSRDKNLYENLVQSLFSAIHGNDEVKKGITLMLFGGVPKTTLEGTSLRGDINCCLVGDPSTAKSQFLKSVADITPRSIYTSGKASSAAGLTAAVVRDEESPDFVIEAGALMLADQGICCIDEFDKMDIRDQVAIHEAMEQQTISLAKAGVRATLNARTSILAAANPVGGRYDRKKSLQQNVQLTAPIMSRFDLFFIIVDECNEIVDNAIAKRIIDLHCDNWQGFDTVYSQSEIARYINFAKHFKPMLNQEAAESLVDSYTTLRQKTGSGSGKWRVTVRKLESLIRLSEAMAKLECSDEVTIKHVSEAKRLLSKSIVTVEQPDIDLEKAEDDGMDVDMNDAPPIMEALNALDHDMEAETPTRDTKGGLKKSELVAWYLDQIQDQIDSEEELLERKNFIEKIIDRLTYHDQIIIPLTTRDEKDEENDPLLVVHPNYIIEV, translated from the exons atGGATGTGGGAGATACGCAAAATATTCGCTCACGTGTACCTGATGAAGTTGGGATCAAATGTCAAAAGCTGTTCCAGGACTTTTTAGAAGA ctTTAAGGAACATGGAACTGTAAAATACCTTGAACCAGCCAAAGAACTTGTTAGTCCAGAACATAGTACATTAGAAGTGACTTTTGACGATGTAGATGAATACAATCAAGTATTGTCAACAACCATtgttgaagaatattttag AGTTTATCCATACTTGTGCCAAGCAGTCTGTAATTATGTTAAGGATGTTGCAGATTtgaggaaggaaaaggaatgTTATGTGAGTTTTGTGGAAGTTCCGATACGACAAAAATTAAGAGAACTAAATGCCTCGAAACTCGGTACATTAATACGTATATCTGGTCAAGTAATAAGAACACATCCTGTCCATCCAGAGTTGGTGCTAGGAACATTTCTTTGTATGGACTGTAAcgctgtaataaaaaatgtagaacaacaatttaag TTCTGCAATCCAACAATTTGTCATAATCCAGTGTGTAATAATAGGAGGCGTTTCCTGCTAGATGTAGATAATTCCGTATTTGTTGATTTCCAAAAAATCAGAGTACAAGAGACACAAGCAGAACTTCCTAGAGGCTGCATTCCACGTTCGCTTGAAGTTATTTTACGAGCAGAAGCTGTAGAAACTATTCAACCTGGTGACag GTATGACTTTACAGGAACTATGATAGTAGTACCGGATGTATCGGTTCTTTCACTTAGTGGCGCAAAAGCTGATCTTAAAGCAGCACGTCGGAAACCTACTGAACAAGGAGAAGGAATAACCGGATTGAAAGCTCTAGGAACACGTGAATTAACGTATAAAACAGCATTTCTAGCTTGCAGTGTTACTCCAACAAGTTTTAGG tttGGTGGTACCGAAACAAATATGGAGGAAATTTCTCAAGAAATGATGAAAAAGCGAATGTCAGAAGCAGAATGGAATCGTATATATGAAATGAGTCGTGATAAAAATCTATATGAAAATCTTGTACAAAGTTTATTTTCCGCTATACACGGTAACGATGAAGTTAAAAAGGGAATCACTTTAATGTTGTTTGGCGGTGTGCCGAAAACAACGTTAGAGGGTACCTCGTTACGAGGGGATATAAACTGTTGTCTTGTCGGTGATCCTAGTACAGCGAAATCTCAGTTTCTAAAAAGTGTTGCTGACATCACACCAAGATCAATTTACACTTCAGGAAAGGCGTCTTCCGCAGCTGGATTAACTGCTGCTGTAGTAAGAGATGAAGAGTCGCCTGATTTTGTTATTGAAGCTGGTGCTTTGATGCTTGCTGATCAAGGTATTTGTTGTATCgatgaatttgataaaatggACATTAGGGATCAAGTGGCTATACACGAAGCCATGGAGCAACAAACTATTTCATTAGCTAAG gcTGGCGTAAGAGCAACTTTGAATGCCCGAACATCAATATTAGCGGCAGCAAATCCCGTTGGTGGACGGTATGATAGGAAAAAGTCATTACAACAAAATGTTCAATTAACGGCTCCAATTATGTCCAGATTTGacttattctttattatagTTGATGAATGCAATGAAATTGTTGATAATGCAATCGCTAAAAGAATTATTGATCTACATTGCGATAATTGGCAAGGTTTTGATACAGTATATTCGCAATCAGAGATCGCtagatatattaattttgccAAACATTTTAAACCTATGTTAAATCAG gaAGCGGCAGAATCTTTAGTTGATAGTTATACTACGCTTAGACAAAAAACTGGTAGTGGCTCCGGCAAATGGAGAGTTACcgttagaaaattagaaagccTTATTAGATTATCAGAAGCCATGGCTAAATTAGAATGCTCAGATGAAGTTACTATAAAACATGTTTCAGAAGCAAAACGTTTATTAAGTAAAAGTATCGTTACTGTAGAACAGCCGGATATAGATTTAGAAAAAGCCGAAGATGATGGAATGGATGTCGATATGAATGATGCTCCACCTATCATGGAGGCTCTCAACGCATTAGATCACGATATGGAAGCAGAAACTCCTACAC GGGACACTAAAGGTGGATTAAAGAAATCCGAACTGGTGGCATGGTATCTTGATCAAATACAGGATCAAATAGATTCAGAAGAAGAGTtgttggaaagaaaaaattttattgaaaagatTATTGATAGGTTAACATATCAT GATCAAATTATAATACCTTTGACTACAAGGGatgaaaaagacgaagaaaatgatcCTTTACTTGTTGTACATcctaattatattattgaagtttaa
- the LOC122575883 gene encoding uncharacterized protein LOC122575883, whose amino-acid sequence MLVSVADILAFYLVTLACSTGGALTTEASRDIQPVTNLQPPASSYLPSTNVVFPKLSQHVVFAKQALDNGLEDVGAPGRGFTERQIQAGYSYLKPLLIDLKLPFKDQTMKSINDKQRSTNEEGSCGTKAITRAGKSSRSSNRTRLLAEVEYHPHVPRRSSYQVVEKLDEYLTDDSDHAGLPYRGKAQTTNPHRNSQDITTAIKTLDHFLSGVLNDDSYNSELHPPPNPVLALVLSRYGRYVSGARNPRVYAHMAVNNIHNNKPFGSYKLEREELPTYARR is encoded by the exons ATGTTAGTCAGTGTCGCAGATATTCTTGCTTTTTACTTG GTAACGCTTGCCTGTTCAACCGGTGGTGCATTGACAACAGAAGCATCTCGGGATATCCAACCAGTAACAAATTTACAGCCACCAGCCTCTAGTTATCTTCCAAGTACAAACGTTGTGTTTCCAAAACTTTCTCAACATGTTGTTTTCGCTAAACAAGCTTTGGACAATGGATTAGAAGATGTCGGGGCTCCGGGTAGAGGTTTTACCGAAAGGCAAATACAGGCTGGGTATTCATACCTGAAACCTCTATTGATCGATCTCAAGTTACCATTCAAAGATCAGACGATGAAATCAATCAATGATAAGCAAAG aTCAACGAACGAAGAGGGAAGTTGTGGAACAAAAGCAATAACGAGGGCAGGTAAATCATCGAGATCAAGCAACAGAACAAGACTGCTGGCCGAGGTCGAATATCATCCGCACGTTCCACGGCGATCGTCGTATCAAGTTGTAGAAAAACTCGATGAGTACTTAACGGACGATTCGGATCATGCAGGATTGCCCTATCGTGGGAAGGCTCAGACAACGAATCCCCATCGTAATTCGCAAGACATAACGACGGCCATCAAAACCCTCGATCACTTCCTGAGCGGGGTTCTGAACGATGATAGTTACAACAGCGAGCTACATCCACCGCCCAATCCTGTTTTAGCCCTTGTCCTGTCTCGATACGGGCGATACGTGTCCGGAGCACGAAACCCTCGCGTGTACGCGCACATGGCCGTAAACAATATACATAACAACAAACCTTTTGGTAGTTATAAGTTGGAACGCGAAGAGCTGCCCACCTACGCTCGAAGATAA